The following proteins are encoded in a genomic region of Brachypodium distachyon strain Bd21 chromosome 1, Brachypodium_distachyon_v3.0, whole genome shotgun sequence:
- the LOC100846133 gene encoding 60S ribosomal protein L13a-4, with translation MVSGSGISARRVVVDARHHMLGRLASIVAKELLNGQRVVVVRCEEISVSGGLVRQKMKYLRFLRKRMNTKPSHGPIHFRAPSRIFWRTVRGMIPHKTPRGEAALARLKAYEGVPPPFDRTKRMVIPDALKVLRLQAGHKYCQLGELSKEVGWNYQDTIRELEEKRKEKAKVSYDRRKQLAKLRVKAEKAAEEKLGSQLDILAPIKY, from the exons ATGGTGTCGGGTTCCGGCATCTCGGCGCGGCGCGTGGTGGTGGACGCGCGCCACCACATGCTGGGCCGGCTGGCGTCGATCGTGGCCAAGGAGCTCCTCAACGGGCAGCGGGTCGTCGTTGTCCGGTGCGAGGAGATCAGCGTCTCCGGCGGGCTCGTCCGCCAGAAGATGAAGTACCTCCGCTTCCTCCGCAAGCGGATGAACACCAAGCCTTCCCACGGGCCCATCCACTTCCGCGCGCCCTCCCGCATCTTCTGGCGCACCGTCCGCGGCATGATCCCGCACAAGACCCCTCGCGGCGAGGCCGCGCTCGCCAGGCTCAAGGCATACGAGGGCGTCCCGCCTCCCTTTGACCGCACCAAGCGCATGGTCATCCCCGACGCGCTCAA GGTTCTGAGGCTGCAGGCGGGCCACAAGTACTGCCAGCTCGGCGAGCTCTCCAAGGAGGTCGGATGGAACTACCAGGACACCATCAGG gagctggaggagaagaggaaggagaaggctaAGGTCTCCTACGACAGGAGGAAGCAGTTGGCCAAGCTGCGCGTCAAGGCCGAGAAGGCTGCCGAGGAGAAGCTGGGTTCTCAGCTGGACATCCTGGCGCCAATCAAATACTAG
- the LOC100846641 gene encoding LRR receptor-like serine/threonine-protein kinase RPK2 — protein MRHPSTHSVFPLTETRPQSSSKATTLSAAPAMASLRRTTTKATATATIFVLHLILAFSSSSSSPDDDDRAALLHLKHGLLSSGSGDGILDHWTPEHETNHCSWPAVRCDARSRRVVALSLRSGRRGSLSPSLSPAVARLTELKSLSMPSLGIVGEIPEGLWRLQNLEVLNLAGNALRGSLPAAFPEGLQILDLSGNHLSGSIPPGIGELGALRVLDLAGNRISGGVPPELRHCGSLMKLDLSENFLHGRVPSASVLKELKNLRFLSLGGNNFSGELPSGLGQMRSLSVLNLSSNYLSGVVPSDLVALRNQTSLLLDNNLLSVEKKVSVEVVDVSPVAADSSVVNPPTGPGSSELFTVIPEFRNSRVLTEVNKGTPSDDSHKAAHLRMIEIAAAASASVVLVIMFVVAIVCICTRKCNPSRERRSSNRREVKVFDGVDIGADLTYEAIVRATGNFNASNCIGSGGFGATYRAEVAPGVLVAIKRLSIGKQQGAKQFQTEVETLGRCRHPNLVTLVGFHISDEETFLIYNYLPGGNLERFIQERTKRQLSWRKLHKIAMDIAHALAFMHDECSPRILHRDVKPSNILLDNDHNAYLSDFGLAKLLRNSQTHATTNVAGTFGYVAPEYAMTCRVSEKADVYSYGVVLLELISDKQALDPSFSPYGDGFNIINWAIKMMQSGRVRGFFIEGLWDKAPHDDLVEILNLGVMCTMENPAARPRMKHVVRRLRDMRPPSY, from the coding sequence CTCCACCTCAAGCACGGCCTTctctcctccggctccggcgacggcaTCCTCGACCACTGGACACCAGAACACGAAACCAACCACTGCTCATGGCCGGCGGTGCGCTGCGACGCGCGTTCCCGCCGCGTCGTGGCTCTCTCCCtccgctccggccgccgcgggtCTCTGTCGCCGTCTCTGTccccggcggtggcgcggctcACGGAGCTCAAATCCCTCTCCATGCCCTCCCTCGGCATCGTCGGCGAGATCCCGGAGGGTCTCTGGCGGCTGCAGAACCTCGAGGTGCTCAACCTggccgggaacgccctccGTGGCTCCCTGCCCGCCGCCTTCCCTGAAGGGCTCCAAATCCTGGACCTCTCCGGGAACCACCTCTCCGGCTCCATCCCTCCGGGGATTGGGGAACTGGGCGCGCTTCGGGTCCTGGACCTGGCCGGGAACAGGATCTCCGGCGGCGTCCCTCCTGAACTCCGGCATTGCGGCTCCCTAATGAAGCTCGACCTCAGCGAGAACTTCCTCCATGGCCGAGTGCCTTCCGCCTCTGTTCTCAAGGAGCTGAAGAATTTGAGGTTCCTGTCGTTGGGTGGGAATAATTTCAGTGGTGAGTTGCCGTCTGGTCTGGGACAGATGAGGTCCCTCAGTGTTCTGAATTTGTCGTCCAATTATCTGTCAGGAGTTGTGCCCAGTGATCTTGTTGCACTTAGAAATCAGACTTCTTTACTGCTTGACAACAATCTGTTATCTGTGGAGAAGAAGGTATCAGTTGAAGTGGTTGATGTTTCCCCGGTGGCAGCTGACAGTTCAGTGGTAAATCCACCTACTGGTCCTGGGTCCAGTGAGTTATTTACAGTCATCCCTGAATTCAGAAACAGTCGGGTTCTGACCGAGGTGAACAAGGGCACGCCGTCTGATGATAGCCACAAAGCTGCTCACTTGAGAATGATAGAGATTGCCGCGGCTGCTTCAGCATCAGTTGTTCTTGTTATCATGTTTGTTGTGGCCATAGTGTGCATTTGCACAAGGAAATGTAACCCGAGCCGGGAAAGGCGGTCAAGCAACAGAAGGGAAGTGAAGGTTTTTGATGGTGTTGATATCGGAGCTGACCTGACTTACGAAGCGATTGTCCGTGCCACTGGGAATTTCAATGCAAGCAACTGTATTGGTAGTGGTGGCTTCGGCGCGACTTACAGAGCCGAGGTTGCGCCTGGGGTTTTAGTGGCGATAAAGAGGCTTTCTATCGGGAAGCAACAGGGTGCCAAGCAGTTCCAAACAGAAGTCGAAACCCTCGGGCGGTGTCGTCATCCTAACCTCGTCACGCTGGTAGGGTTCCACATCAGTGATGAGGAGACATTCCTGATATACAACTATCTGCCAGGTGGCAACTTGGAAAGGTTCATACAAGAGAGAACCAAGAGGCAACTTAGCTGGAGGAAGCTTCACAAGATTGCTATGGACATTGCTCATGCTCTCGCGTTCATGCACGACGAGTGCTCCCCCCGCATCCTGCACCGAGACGTGAAGCCAAGCAACATATTGCTTGACAATGATCACAATGCCTATCTCTCTGATTTCGGGTTAGCGAAGCTTCTTCGGAACTCGCAGACTCATGCAACCACAAATGTCGCTGGCACTTTCGGTTATGTCGCACCGGAGTACGCAATGACATGCCGCGTCTCCGAGAAGGCTGATGTCTATAGCTATGGTGtcgtgctccttgagctgatCTCGGATAAGCAAGCCCTGGATCCATCATTTTCCCCATACGGAGACGGTTTCAACATCATCAATTGGGCTATTAAGATGATGCAAAGTGGCAGAGTTCGTGGCTTCTTCATTGAAGGCTTGTGGGATAAGGCCCCTCACGATGATCTTGTTGAGATCCTGAACCTGGGGGTCATGTGCACGATGGAAAATCCTGCTGCTAGGCCCAGAATGAAGCATGTTGTTAGGCGTCTAAGGGACATGCGACCGCCTTCTTACTAG